AGATATTAAATAGTAAGGATCATTAAAAAGGAAAGCAAAAATTATTAAAATCAAGTAGTAAATCATGTAAACTGCAGGATGGAGAACGGTAAATTTCATCAAATCACTATATTCCTGTGTTATTTTTTGATTAATGCCATAAATGACTAAAACCGGAATCAATTAATAGTTTGTAAAATTAAGCAAATTGAATTTTTAATTTTTAAGAACTATTTAGAATACACCAGGAACTAATTTTAATCCAAGATTCGATTATAGAATCATTTTCCGTAATTATATTTTCATTTTTAGGAAAATCTTTAATTTTAAGAACTTCGGGCAGTGTATTCATTATCAAAAGTGCTGTTTTTTTACCTGTGAGTTCAGGGATTAATTTCCACTGAATTTCATCAACAATATGTAAAATAGAAGAAATCATGGCTACAACTAATGGATTTTGAGAAAAATAATGGAGCTCTTTTATAAATTCACTTTCTTGATCTGTTCTATAGGTTGATGTAGCAATTTCCCAGTATTTTTCTTCATCTATATCAAAACGATTCAATCGTTTCATCATGCTAAATTGCGATTTCGGTGTCAAATTGGTTTGTTTTGCAAGAGCACATTTTGTAGCTTCTATTACACACTTTCCAATTAATTCTCCTAATTTAGAATGCTTACCGGCATCAGTTAGAACATTTTTACTTTCCATGTTGGAAACTATGGAGATTTTATCGGTTCCTGATCCTGTGGCTATACTTGTTGAATATTTACTCGGAGCCATTAGTTCTTGAAGAGCCACAGTTTTTGATTCTATGGCGGTCATCATAGCAGTTAAAAGAGTAGATTCATCTAATTGTGAGTTAATTATTAATATTGTGTTAATCGTACCTATTTTATATTCAAAAAACTTATTATCTTTTTCAAAATAGGCTGCAGGATCTCCTGCTCGACCACCATTAACATTCACGCCCCCAGTTATTATTGCAGTAACTTCAAGATCTCTAAAACATTTATTTGATATTGAAACTTTTTCCATATCTGCAGATGTAATAAGACCAGTTACTCTTTCAGGATTTAGATTGAGTCTTTCAGCTATTATTTTCATATAATCTGAAACAGAATATCCTTCCAGCCCGTCTGGATTATTTATTCCTAGCTTTAGCTGGTGATTAAATATGGCTTCTATATTTTCTACATATCCTCCATTTATCCAGGAAGTAGTTAATGAGTTTCTGTTTTTAGGTAATTTCACAATAATGGAATCTTTAAGCCTGTAAACCTTTTCATCAGTCTTTGTTTCGAAAATAAGTTTAGATTTATAAATAGAATCTATGTTGCATTGCTCAAAATTTGATATTTGATAATAAGACGTCATTTAAAAGCTCCTATTGACACAAATAAGTATTTTATTGTTAACTAACCAAAAATTATTTTTAGATTCGTGTTTTCATTTAACAGAGCTTTCTTTTAAATCTGATAAAATAAATTTATCTTTAGCTCGGGTAAATATACGTTTAAACAAACCATAAAATAGGGCCAAAAGAATTGCATTGGTTAATCCATGAACTAGATCAAATGGAATGCTTGCCGCAAAAACGCCTAAAATAGCAGTTATATTTAATGTGCTAATGAATGGTAACATGGAGATATCAGTAATCCATCCATAAAAGAATCCCCACATAAAACCAAATACTATTCTTATATATGCATTTTCAAGTTTAGAGCTTAAAATTCCAGCACTTAATCCCATAATGCCCCATGCAATCATCTGGAATATGGTCCAGTAGCCTAACCCTAAAAAAAGTCCAATTACAAGTGCAGTGAGAACTCCTGTTATAAATCCAGTTTCTCTTCCAAATATTATCCCGGTCATGATTATTATGAATGAAGCTAATTGCAAACCAGGTATGGCTGCGGTAGGGAGTGTCCCCATGACACTTATGGCAACTAATATTGCTATAAGAACTAAATTTTCAACACGAGGGTTTGAATTCTCAAAAATTCTAAAAAAGCCTATTATTCCTCCAATAATCAACAAGATAAAAATTATCCAAATGCTTAAAGTTAAGTAATCCATACTCACATCCCACAAATTAAATTTTACTTTAATTAATTTCAACTAAACTTTATTTATTTTAATAGATATGGCATTAATACTTTTCTTATTTCATCTAATTTGTGAATATGGGATATATTAATATTGAGTTTAATTATATTGAAGTATAAATTGATAAATTCAATAAATTTATATACTATCATTAATAATCTTAAGTTAGATGTAGTTAAATTGAATATTGGATTCAATTTAAGTAAATGGAGATTAATTTATGAAGGCGAGGAAATTAAAAATCTACGTTAAAACGGATAAATTTTCAATTCCCATTCCTGCATTACGATTTTCAACATTTAGATGGATTACTAAAACCATAATTCGACTTTGTCCTCCTAAAATTAGAAAAAACTGGGCACCAGCATTAACTGAAAATAAATTAGGCGAATCAATATTAAAAAATCTAACCTGTGAAGATATTGATCAGATTATCGACCAGTTAGAACTGGAAGAGCCATTTGAAATGGTGGATGTCCAGGCCGAGGATGAGAAAGATGGTAAAGTCGTGGTGAAAATCTACACAATTTGATTGGTGATTGTTATGAAACGTGAAGTACCAGGAAACTGTCCTATATGTGATGGTGAAATTAAAGTTACTGAAATACAGTGCAAAAAATGCAAAAGCATTATAAAAGGTGAATTCGACCTTTGCAAGTTTTGCAGGTTAACTAACGA
This genomic window from Methanobacteriales archaeon HGW-Methanobacteriales-1 contains:
- a CDS encoding ECF transporter S component; this encodes MDYLTLSIWIIFILLIIGGIIGFFRIFENSNPRVENLVLIAILVAISVMGTLPTAAIPGLQLASFIIIMTGIIFGRETGFITGVLTALVIGLFLGLGYWTIFQMIAWGIMGLSAGILSSKLENAYIRIVFGFMWGFFYGWITDISMLPFISTLNITAILGVFAASIPFDLVHGLTNAILLALFYGLFKRIFTRAKDKFILSDLKESSVK